From one Streptococcus pneumoniae genomic stretch:
- a CDS encoding zinc ribbon domain-containing protein, whose translation MDFLTQFKEKAVQVGGFMKETTQTVISEQQKNSEINRKKKEIAQLQEKIDDLYRLIGIQYIQNFYDESSEETVFRDELERIKDFYHKQLQLQREIDLDFSDSRECQCGEQVSLLHLFCPYCGKTLKKDM comes from the coding sequence ATGGATTTTTTAACTCAATTTAAGGAAAAAGCTGTCCAAGTTGGAGGCTTTATGAAAGAAACGACTCAAACAGTGATTTCTGAGCAGCAGAAAAATTCTGAGATAAACCGTAAGAAAAAAGAAATTGCTCAGTTACAAGAGAAGATTGATGATTTGTATCGTCTGATTGGTATTCAATATATTCAAAATTTTTATGATGAATCTTCTGAAGAAACAGTTTTTAGAGATGAATTAGAGCGTATTAAAGATTTTTATCATAAACAATTGCAGCTACAAAGGGAAATTGATTTAGATTTTAGTGATAGTAGAGAATGTCAGTGCGGTGAACAGGTTTCTTTGTTGCATTTATTTTGCCCTTACTGTGGGAAAACATTGAAAAAGGACATGTGA
- a CDS encoding ABC transporter ATP-binding protein, whose translation MDKYVLQKKCFSCFKDIGIGWTFCANCGEMVNNTGSKITLSASINDLFDHEDVQTKPTFQSKSSIFNKFTEKVKTTVSHQLDKGDEVLVSNISPFMFILSKNGVETQKIDDIFLSDRKGTIGKDLRGYYYCNIHHPVTINATVLPQGEKHYFVNGDHLKIVDTIYIFSIMNQEKVEWQIVDMTSDLAQELIPEQIDIDEKGNIFVMPTALDQVTINKVSRNEKTRLKPDDLLSYNHRLFLLMEDKLIFQAPLKDSETETIMENVYAQGIDSHLDVHIRERRAGTKLLLSDIQFSVSPGEMVLILGGSGAGKTTLINAIMGSEKADATILLGNKNIYNDFEQVKRMIANVPQFSLHREKDTVYMTIKNAAEMKLIRDFVRDDVLLKEKIDSVLDTVSLSKKRDSLVSELSGGEKKRLSIATEYISDPLVFILDEPDSGVDGSNARSIMSSLRNIANQGKIILVISHNPDRTPSDFDKVVVLAKSEQESCGKLAFYGSVEDTLAFFETDQLELVVAEIERRPDYYINKYADFLSK comes from the coding sequence ATGGATAAGTATGTATTACAGAAAAAATGTTTTTCTTGTTTTAAAGATATTGGTATTGGCTGGACTTTTTGTGCAAATTGTGGCGAAATGGTTAATAACACTGGTTCTAAGATCACTTTATCTGCCTCAATTAATGATTTATTTGATCATGAGGATGTGCAAACAAAGCCCACATTTCAATCAAAATCAAGTATCTTTAATAAATTTACCGAGAAGGTCAAAACAACCGTTTCTCATCAACTAGATAAGGGAGACGAAGTTTTAGTTTCAAATATTTCTCCATTCATGTTCATTCTATCGAAAAATGGAGTGGAGACACAAAAAATTGACGATATCTTTTTGTCGGATAGGAAAGGTACGATCGGAAAAGATCTTAGAGGATATTACTATTGTAATATTCATCACCCCGTGACCATTAATGCAACAGTATTACCACAAGGGGAAAAGCATTATTTTGTAAATGGCGACCATTTGAAAATTGTAGACACTATTTACATCTTCAGTATAATGAATCAAGAGAAAGTCGAGTGGCAAATAGTTGATATGACTAGTGATTTAGCTCAAGAGTTAATTCCCGAACAGATTGATATTGATGAAAAAGGGAATATTTTTGTGATGCCAACTGCTTTGGATCAGGTAACTATCAATAAAGTATCTAGGAACGAAAAAACTAGATTGAAACCTGATGATTTATTATCTTATAATCATAGACTATTTTTACTTATGGAAGATAAATTGATTTTTCAAGCTCCTCTGAAAGATAGTGAAACAGAGACTATCATGGAAAATGTCTATGCGCAGGGTATTGATAGCCATTTAGACGTTCATATAAGAGAACGTAGAGCGGGTACTAAGCTCTTGCTATCAGATATTCAGTTTTCAGTATCACCTGGAGAAATGGTTTTAATCCTAGGTGGTTCTGGAGCAGGAAAAACTACACTAATTAATGCGATTATGGGTAGTGAAAAAGCAGATGCCACTATTTTATTAGGAAATAAGAATATCTATAATGATTTTGAGCAAGTGAAGCGAATGATTGCTAATGTACCTCAATTTAGCCTACATCGAGAAAAAGATACAGTTTACATGACCATTAAGAATGCTGCTGAGATGAAACTCATTAGAGATTTTGTTAGAGATGATGTACTGCTAAAAGAAAAGATTGATTCTGTTTTAGACACGGTTAGTCTATCTAAAAAGAGAGACAGCCTCGTGTCGGAATTGAGTGGTGGGGAGAAGAAAAGGCTTAGTATTGCGACAGAATATATTTCAGATCCACTTGTTTTTATACTAGACGAGCCAGATTCTGGAGTAGATGGTAGCAATGCTCGTTCTATTATGTCTAGTCTTCGAAATATTGCTAATCAAGGTAAAATCATTTTAGTCATTTCTCATAATCCAGATCGAACACCTTCGGATTTTGATAAAGTTGTAGTTCTAGCTAAAAGTGAGCAGGAATCCTGTGGGAAACTGGCTTTTTATGGTTCAGTCGAAGATACGCTTGCCTTTTTTGAAACAGATCAGTTAGAGTTGGTTGTTGCAGAAATAGAGAGAAGACCTGATTACTATATAAATAAGTATGCTGATTTTCTTTCAAAATAG
- a CDS encoding ABC transporter permease: MNYASHREQILVYLGKFKRGFVHTKGWTTFISALVISLIACLVSGEEGFSRGIISSKIDQTSFIVTCACIWIGLFNSITLICQERDIVKHEYRSGMKLSAYIAAHMIFQALIVLVEALIVTGIILLFYKSDIDSLERFGSFVIFRYVAYFLTIFLTIYAADALGLLLSSIVKNIEQAMVIMPFTLLLQFLFSGQIELEGLLAVLTNATISRFSLDGLLYLASSKNKLETDFVGIAGGDPYPIFFCCLVLIIFSVGFSYLSMKRLKSVEHDTRD; this comes from the coding sequence ATGAACTATGCATCACATAGAGAGCAAATTTTAGTTTATTTAGGAAAATTTAAGAGAGGATTCGTTCATACAAAAGGATGGACAACTTTTATCAGTGCTTTAGTAATTTCTTTAATTGCGTGTCTTGTATCAGGTGAAGAGGGATTTTCACGAGGGATTATATCATCTAAGATTGATCAGACATCCTTTATTGTTACTTGTGCTTGTATTTGGATAGGTTTATTTAATTCTATTACCTTAATTTGTCAAGAGCGTGATATTGTTAAGCACGAATATCGGAGTGGAATGAAACTATCTGCGTATATTGCCGCACATATGATTTTTCAAGCTTTGATTGTTTTGGTTGAGGCTTTAATAGTTACAGGAATTATTCTTTTGTTCTATAAATCAGATATTGATTCTCTTGAAAGATTTGGTAGTTTTGTTATTTTTAGATATGTTGCTTATTTTTTGACTATTTTTTTAACGATTTATGCAGCGGATGCTTTAGGGCTTTTATTGTCTTCGATTGTTAAAAATATAGAGCAAGCTATGGTAATCATGCCGTTCACACTTCTTTTACAATTTCTATTTTCAGGTCAGATTGAATTAGAAGGGCTACTAGCAGTATTAACGAATGCAACAATCAGCCGTTTTAGTTTAGATGGTTTACTGTATCTAGCTAGTTCTAAAAATAAGTTGGAAACAGATTTTGTAGGAATAGCTGGTGGAGATCCATATCCAATTTTCTTTTGCTGCCTAGTTCTAATCATTTTTTCAGTCGGTTTTTCATATCTCTCAATGAAACGTTTGAAATCTGTTGAACATGATACACGTGATTAA
- a CDS encoding Abi family protein: MSSSDRRVQLSKDLNGEMKAFFPLDSLITHLSEKLAMSEKEIELAQDFLRCYNYYSFSVFVKQVPNNILAGKFQAAVTLYEFNEWLSHSLFNFSGRLEQFIKATFIESLCGQYTGDYQKGECYLDESIYETEALYQEFIEIIEKHLSENQSLSIQHHISNKNSKFPIWVLFQEMTFGETTRFISSLKKDFREQWIESAFLSKNIINPKIHGEEIKSKLFGWVSAVWYMRNRTAHHLRLYGQNFTVATPSFFSSDLRKINRNAMVKKQKTHNKDLFAYLLAMKNLIQYHSAIFIQDWNHFLITLEANMIGNPAIILASKIGFPSNWKQVLWIDE, encoded by the coding sequence ATGTCATCATCAGATAGGCGTGTGCAATTATCTAAGGATTTGAATGGAGAAATGAAAGCATTTTTCCCTCTCGATTCCTTGATTACACATTTATCAGAAAAATTAGCAATGAGCGAAAAGGAAATTGAGTTGGCTCAGGATTTTCTACGTTGCTATAATTATTACTCCTTTTCTGTATTTGTGAAGCAAGTACCGAATAACATATTAGCAGGCAAGTTTCAAGCAGCAGTTACCTTATATGAATTTAATGAATGGTTGTCTCATTCTCTTTTTAATTTTTCTGGAAGATTAGAGCAGTTCATAAAAGCAACTTTTATTGAGTCACTGTGTGGTCAATATACCGGAGACTATCAAAAAGGAGAATGTTATTTGGATGAATCTATTTATGAAACAGAAGCATTGTATCAAGAATTTATTGAAATCATAGAAAAACATTTGTCTGAAAACCAAAGTCTTTCCATTCAACATCATATTTCTAATAAAAATTCGAAATTCCCTATTTGGGTTTTGTTTCAAGAAATGACTTTTGGAGAGACAACTCGTTTCATCAGTTCTTTAAAGAAGGATTTTCGAGAACAATGGATAGAGTCTGCTTTCCTTTCTAAAAATATTATCAATCCCAAAATTCACGGAGAGGAGATTAAGAGTAAGTTATTTGGCTGGGTATCTGCTGTTTGGTATATGAGAAATAGAACTGCTCATCATTTACGTCTTTATGGACAAAATTTTACAGTAGCCACACCAAGTTTCTTTTCAAGTGATTTAAGGAAAATAAATAGAAATGCTATGGTTAAAAAGCAGAAAACCCATAATAAAGATTTATTTGCTTATCTATTAGCAATGAAAAATTTGATTCAGTATCATTCTGCTATTTTTATTCAAGATTGGAATCATTTTTTGATAACATTAGAGGCTAATATGATAGGAAATCCTGCTATCATATTGGCTAGTAAAATTGGTTTTCCAAGTAATTGGAAACAAGTTTTATGGATTGATGAGTAG
- a CDS encoding DnaB-like helicase C-terminal domain-containing protein, translating to MVIDQIKDKLVNYVEGLTEHSFKGNRKGYTCPSCGSGTGKNKTGAFAIQNDGRRWKCFSCGNSGDIFDLIGLVEGLDDFPSRLKRASELFNIDISEHDSNQFIKKERGKVMNEKVLMKENEQVDYTKFYKEAHSRISETDYAKKRGLSDEILNKFLIGYDSNWKHPNVKKEVSGSPRLIIPTSKTSYFARDVRNVIPEFQQPYIKSKVGGNNLFNVKVLNQQLEQPIFVVEGEIDALSIMEVGGVAVALGSTSNVNKFMDAVTKVKLQRPLILALDNDVKGRETTEILAKHLTEKNISFIVANLMTQDIKDPNEMLVKNRELFTTFVIEAINSAKTEKEKYLDLATKHFIQDFMDGVAESTNTPFIPTGFDEIDNLLDGGLYEGLYVVGAISSLGKTTLVTQIADQIAEQGYDVLIFSLEMARSEIMAKSISRHTVKEILNVGGDMRNAKTVRGITVGSKYANYSKIERELISSAVGKYGDYAKHLFIIEGIGNIGVNEIRDTVTKHYNFTGNRPIVIVDYLQILAPLNERATDKQNTDRAVLELKRISRDFKIPLIAISSFNRENYTSPVSMQSFKESGAIEYSSDVLMGLQFKGVGESSFDVNDAKAQHPREIEVVVLKNRNGRTGTKMELEFYSMFNYFHERRAR from the coding sequence ATGGTTATTGATCAAATAAAAGATAAACTCGTAAACTATGTAGAAGGATTAACAGAGCATAGTTTTAAGGGGAATAGAAAAGGGTATACTTGCCCTTCATGTGGCAGTGGTACTGGAAAGAATAAGACTGGTGCCTTCGCGATACAGAACGATGGTAGACGATGGAAATGTTTTTCATGTGGTAATAGCGGAGATATCTTTGACTTGATTGGACTGGTAGAAGGACTTGATGATTTTCCAAGCAGGTTGAAACGTGCAAGTGAACTTTTTAATATAGATATTTCTGAACATGATTCGAATCAATTTATAAAAAAAGAAAGAGGTAAAGTAATGAATGAGAAAGTGTTAATGAAAGAAAATGAACAAGTTGATTATACAAAATTTTATAAAGAAGCACATAGTCGTATTTCAGAAACAGATTATGCAAAAAAACGTGGATTGAGTGATGAGATATTGAACAAGTTTTTGATTGGCTATGATTCAAATTGGAAACATCCGAATGTGAAAAAAGAAGTATCTGGAAGCCCGCGTTTGATAATACCGACAAGTAAAACAAGTTACTTTGCACGAGATGTTCGAAATGTAATACCGGAATTTCAACAACCTTATATAAAAAGTAAGGTGGGTGGTAACAATTTATTTAATGTTAAAGTATTGAATCAACAGCTTGAACAACCGATTTTTGTTGTCGAAGGAGAGATAGATGCTCTTAGCATAATGGAAGTAGGTGGAGTAGCTGTAGCTTTAGGAAGCACTAGCAATGTAAACAAATTCATGGATGCAGTAACGAAAGTAAAACTTCAACGTCCACTAATTCTAGCGCTTGATAATGATGTTAAAGGACGAGAAACAACTGAAATATTGGCAAAACATTTGACAGAAAAAAATATTAGTTTTATTGTTGCAAATCTTATGACACAAGATATAAAAGATCCGAATGAGATGCTTGTAAAAAATAGAGAACTGTTTACAACATTTGTTATAGAAGCAATAAACAGTGCAAAAACTGAGAAAGAGAAGTATCTTGATTTAGCAACAAAGCATTTTATTCAAGATTTTATGGACGGTGTTGCAGAGAGTACAAATACACCATTTATTCCTACAGGATTTGATGAAATTGATAATTTACTAGATGGAGGATTATACGAAGGCTTGTATGTCGTTGGTGCGATTTCGTCACTTGGAAAGACTACACTCGTAACTCAAATAGCGGATCAAATAGCAGAGCAGGGCTACGATGTCTTAATTTTTAGTCTTGAAATGGCTCGTAGCGAAATTATGGCTAAAAGTATCAGTCGTCATACTGTAAAAGAAATACTTAATGTTGGAGGCGATATGAGAAACGCTAAGACTGTTAGAGGTATCACAGTAGGAAGCAAGTATGCCAATTATAGCAAGATAGAACGTGAACTGATTAGTTCTGCTGTTGGAAAATATGGTGATTATGCGAAGCATCTTTTTATTATTGAAGGTATTGGTAACATAGGTGTTAATGAAATTAGAGATACTGTTACTAAACACTACAATTTCACTGGAAATAGGCCAATTGTCATAGTTGACTATTTGCAAATCCTTGCTCCATTGAATGAAAGAGCCACCGATAAGCAAAATACGGATAGAGCTGTATTAGAATTAAAACGAATCAGTCGAGACTTTAAAATACCTCTAATTGCCATTTCGAGTTTTAATCGTGAAAATTATACAAGTCCTGTAAGTATGCAGTCGTTTAAGGAAAGTGGAGCTATTGAATATTCCAGTGATGTTTTAATGGGATTGCAATTTAAAGGAGTAGGAGAATCAAGCTTTGATGTTAATGATGCAAAGGCGCAACATCCTCGGGAAATAGAAGTAGTTGTTCTAAAAAATCGCAATGGACGAACAGGAACCAAGATGGAACTTGAATTTTATTCTATGTTCAACTATTTTCATGAAAGGAGAGCGCGATGA
- a CDS encoding DUF3173 family protein codes for MKTVRHQNLMDIGFPEHTARDIIKQAKAIAVQEFKDARAFSDNMIQLNKSPFENVRLDLAPRYIVEKLLGFELLSTREEQENE; via the coding sequence ATGAAGACAGTTAGACATCAAAATTTAATGGATATTGGATTTCCTGAACATACTGCACGTGATATTATTAAACAAGCTAAAGCGATTGCTGTCCAAGAATTTAAAGATGCTAGAGCTTTTTCGGATAATATGATACAATTAAATAAATCGCCTTTTGAGAATGTAAGATTAGATCTTGCTCCTAGATATATAGTGGAGAAATTACTTGGTTTTGAGTTGCTTTCAACTAGAGAGGAACAAGAAAATGAGTAA
- a CDS encoding tyrosine-type recombinase/integrase has protein sequence MSKKYRGIRRNNQGKIFYEIEVGTDPKTGKRIRKKSYKDQFGNDFKTEKQAFDEACRIRTEINISKYSQSNDDYEDKNITFRQFMEEVYLPYYKKSVQMVTYRTATPQYQTFIDRFGSKKLSEITVRDCERYRLELIDRYSPNYAKGLWCKFKQCLRYAERLEYIDKVPCENLDNPRGERPETTFWRLDELQKVLDTFDLSNYEERQYYTATWLYFMTGMRVSEGLSLQWSDIDFDKQIIHICSTLEYKGNGQYVRKEQTKTRAGMRFIEIDDETIKVLKSWRSVQVYSSDDDYVLARFSSPMDKSTLSRMLKRHALKANVPIITGKGLRHSHDSFMINVLKKDVLYVSARSGRTDKATTLNTYSHLYDRERVSGGKEITKVLQDVGLLATSRQFPANENASM, from the coding sequence ATGAGTAAAAAATATAGAGGTATAAGACGAAATAATCAGGGAAAGATCTTTTATGAGATTGAAGTTGGAACAGATCCCAAAACGGGAAAACGTATTCGAAAAAAATCGTATAAGGACCAATTTGGCAATGATTTCAAGACTGAAAAACAAGCATTTGATGAAGCTTGTCGCATTCGCACAGAAATAAATATATCAAAGTACAGTCAGTCTAATGATGACTATGAAGATAAAAATATCACGTTCAGGCAATTTATGGAAGAGGTATATTTACCATATTATAAAAAGTCAGTACAAATGGTGACATATCGAACTGCTACACCACAATATCAAACATTTATTGATAGATTTGGTAGCAAGAAATTGTCAGAAATAACTGTCCGTGATTGTGAACGGTATCGTCTTGAATTAATTGACAGATATTCTCCTAATTATGCCAAAGGTCTATGGTGTAAATTTAAGCAGTGCTTACGCTATGCAGAAAGATTGGAGTATATTGATAAAGTTCCTTGTGAAAATTTGGATAATCCTAGAGGAGAGAGACCAGAAACGACATTTTGGCGACTAGATGAATTGCAGAAGGTATTAGATACTTTTGATTTATCGAATTATGAAGAACGTCAATACTATACAGCAACGTGGCTATATTTCATGACGGGAATGCGTGTTTCAGAAGGTCTAAGTCTCCAGTGGTCTGACATTGATTTCGATAAACAAATTATTCATATTTGTTCAACTCTTGAGTATAAGGGGAATGGACAATATGTAAGAAAAGAGCAAACCAAGACTCGTGCAGGTATGCGGTTCATTGAAATTGATGATGAAACAATTAAGGTTTTGAAAAGTTGGAGATCAGTTCAAGTATATAGCTCTGATGATGATTATGTACTTGCTAGATTTTCTAGTCCAATGGATAAAAGCACATTAAGTCGCATGTTGAAGCGTCATGCACTTAAAGCAAATGTACCCATTATTACTGGTAAAGGTTTAAGACATAGTCACGATTCGTTTATGATAAATGTTCTGAAAAAAGATGTTTTATATGTATCCGCTCGATCAGGTCGTACAGATAAGGCAACTACATTGAACACATATTCTCACTTATATGATCGTGAAAGAGTTAGTGGTGGAAAAGAAATCACAAAGGTATTGCAGGATGTCGGACTACTAGCAACTTCCCGCCAATTCCCCGCCAACGAAAATGCATCTATGTAA